The DNA region CGCCACGCCCGTGTCGCCCAGCCTGAACGCCGCGTTCGCGAGCAGCGCGCTCGCCGCGTGGGACAGCGTCGAGGCGAGCGGCGCGCCGCCGGGCGCGGGCAGCTCGGCCGCGATCCCCGGCGCGTTCACCACCAGCGCGCCGCCGTTCGGCACCGGGAGCGCCTTGTAGAAGCAGAAGATGGAGAGGTCGCCGGTCGAGCCGAGCGGCCGGGTGCCCTCCGCCGAGAGCAGCGAGAGCGCGCAGTCCTCGATCACCGGCAGCCCCGCCCGCCGCGCCAGCGCCCGGATCTCGTCCATGGGCTGCGGGAAGCCGGCGTAGTGGATGACGTAGATCGCGCCGGTGCGCGATCCGCGGCGCGCCTCCAGGTCCTCGAGGTCGAGCCGCATGCGGCCGTCCACGCGCACGAACACCGGGACGGCGCCGGCGGCGGCCAGCGCCGACACCTCCACGCCGTGGTGGTACGCGGGCACCAGCACCTCGCGCCCCGCCAGCCCGAGCAGCCGCACCGCGTGGAACACCGCGTTCCGGGCGAAGTAGAACCGCACCATGCGCGGGGCGCCGAACGGGAAGGGAGGCGGCCGGTCGGCCGCCAGCGGCGAGAGCATGCCCGGCCAGAGCGTGGGCAGGGCCGGGATGTAGCGCCGCCGCGCGGCCCCGGCCGCCGTCCCGCCGCGCAACGCGATCGCTCGGCTCACCGCCACCACGAGAGGGCCTCCTTCACGGCCGGGCGGACCCGGTGCTTCAACGTGTGCATGGCCCGCCCGGCGATCGACGGCCGGTACACGTACAGCCAGTCATGGGGCCTGTGCCGGGGCTCCCAGTCGCGCTTCCAGGGCATGTCCGGCCCGAGGAAGTCGAGCTCCTCGAGGCCCCGCGCCTCGCACTCCGCCACCACCTCGCGGTGGAGGAGCTGGCCGGGCGAGACCTGCGCGAGCGCCTCGTCGTAGGCGATCTTGGGCAGCGCGTAGACGCCGCGGTGGACCAGCCCGAGCTGCGCCGCCACCGCGCGGCCGTCGAGCGTGAGCGCGCGCAGCGCGAGCGCGCCGCGGCGGGCCGCGTCCCCGGCCACCCGGCGGTAGAACGCGAGCGTGCGCGGGTCGGCGGCCATGGCCGTGCCGCGCGCGCCCTTCCACCCGGCGGCCTCCAGCGCGAACAGCTCGCGCAGCGCGCCCTCCAGGTCGCCGCGGCCGTCCTCGCGCCGCACCGCCACCGCGCCCAGCTCGCCGAGGCGCCGCGCCCGGCGCCGCAGGTTCGCGCGGAACTTCGACGAGGTGCGCGCCTCCGCGCCCTCCCCGCCCAGCACGAGGTACGGCGTGCGCAGCGACTCCCAGCGCCCGGTGAGGTGGCCGTCCGCGCGCGCGAGCGGCTCGAGCAGCGTCGAGGTCGGCCCGTCGCGGGGCAGGTCGCGCAGCAGCAGCGCGTCCCAGCGCAGCCGGTCGCGCAGGTGGCCCCACAGCGCCGCTGCCGCGCCGGACGCGTCCGGGCCGAGCGCCCACTCCACGCGGCAGGAGTGGTCGTTCGCGGGCGCCACGAGCCAGGTCGCGCCGCCGCGCCGCTGCTCCAGGAGCGGCGCGAAGCCGGCCGCGGCGCCGGCCGGGTCGCGCGCCACCAGCACCCGGAGCCGCGCGCCCGGCGCGAACGCGTCCAGCCAGGCGGCGAGCCACTCGTGGCGCACGTACGGGAGGTCCACCGGCCCGCGCGCGAGCAGCGCGTTCCACTCGGCCGCGAGCGCGTCGAAGGCGGCGCGCCCCTCCAGCGCCTCGACGCGGTAGGGGAGGCGGCGGAGGGCGGGGGCGAGGGACAGGGTGGCGGTGCCGGGCATGGGATCCAGGGTCCTCTAGCGGGCGCGCGCCAGCGCGAGCAGCGCGGCCGCGAGCTTCTGCGGATCGTGGCGGCCGGGCTCGGACGCCGAGGCCAGGTCCGCCGCCACCGGCACCGCCCCGAGCGCCTCGAGCGCGGCGCGGTCCACCTCCACCGGGCGGGCGCCGCGGGCCTCGAGCGCCGCGCGGTGCGCCGCGGGCTGCGGCCCCCGGTGCACCAGCGCCACGTCCACCACGTCGCCCGCCTGCCGCCGGACCGCCCGCAGGTGCGCGGCGGCGTCGAGCCCGTCGGTCTCGCCCGGCTCGGTCACCAGGTTGACGCACAGCACCCGGGTGGCGGCGGTCGCGCGGAGCGCCTGCGCGACGCCGTCGGGGAGCAGGCTGGCGAGCACGCTCGAGTACAGGCTGCCCGGCCCGAGCACCACCAGGTCCGCCTCGAGGATGGCCTGGAGCGCCTCGCGCGGCGCCGGCGCCGGGCGCGCCAGCCGGAGGCCGGCGATCCGCCCGCCCGCGGCGGCGATGGCCGACTCGCCCACCACCTCGCGCCCGTCCTCCAGCGACGCGACCAGCTCCACCGGCCCGTCCGCGGCGGGCACCACCCGTCCCCGGGCGCCCAGCATCGCGGCGGCCGCCTCCACCGCGCTCGCGAAGTCGCCGTGGCGCTGCGCCAGCGCGGTGAGGACCACGTTCCCGACGGTGTGGCCTGCCAGGGCGCCGGCGCCCTCGAAGCGGTGCTGGAACAGCGCCGCGAGCGGGCTGAGTCCGCCCGCCAGCGCCACCAGGCAGCGGCGCACGTCGCCGGTCGCGGGCACGCCGTAGCGGCGCCGCAGCTCGCCGGAGCTCCCGCCGTCGTCGGCGGTGGTCACGAGCGCGGTCACCGCCACCCGCCCGCCGTCCTCGTCCACCCCGCCGGCCAGCCCCGCGAGCACCCGCGGCAGGCCGGTGCCGCCCCCCGCCGCCACGACGCGCAGCGGCCGCGCCGGCGGCGCCTCCACCGACCGTTCCAGCGTCTCCTCGAGCATCCGCATCACCGCGCCCCCCGTCCCAGCAGCACCACCTTCGCCGTGGCGAGCAGGCACACCAGGTCGAGGAACAGGGTGGTGTTCTTGATGTAGTACAGGTCGTACTCGAGCTTCTTCGCCTGCTCCTCCATGGTGGAGCCGTAGCCGTAGCGGAGCTGCGCCCAGCCGGTCAGCCCCGGCTTCACCAGCTCGCGCAGCGCGAACAGCGGCCACCGCGCCTTCAGCTCGGACAGGAACACCGCGCGCTCGGGCCGCGGGCCGACCAGGCTCATGTGCCCGCCCAGCACGTTCCAGAGCTGCGGGAGCTCGTCGAGCCGGGCGCGCCGGAGGAAGCGGCCCACCGGCAGGACGCGCGGGTCGTCGTCGGTCGCCCA from Anaeromyxobacter dehalogenans 2CP-C includes:
- a CDS encoding DegT/DnrJ/EryC1/StrS family aminotransferase, with product MAVSRAIALRGGTAAGAARRRYIPALPTLWPGMLSPLAADRPPPFPFGAPRMVRFYFARNAVFHAVRLLGLAGREVLVPAYHHGVEVSALAAAGAVPVFVRVDGRMRLDLEDLEARRGSRTGAIYVIHYAGFPQPMDEIRALARRAGLPVIEDCALSLLSAEGTRPLGSTGDLSIFCFYKALPVPNGGALVVNAPGIAAELPAPGGAPLASTLSHAASALLANAAFRLGDTGVALRAAARGVVRTARGASGRLRPVSTGTSTFDPGAVGLGMSGLSAAIARRLDARAIVDARRRNYFLLLGRLRDLAPPPFTEVPAGVAPLFYPLPCDDKAAVRSRLAARGIETVDFWRTGHPLCPPEAFPEVATLRRRVLELPVHQDLEPEDMAYLAACVREALE
- a CDS encoding GNAT family N-acetyltransferase, which codes for MPGTATLSLAPALRRLPYRVEALEGRAAFDALAAEWNALLARGPVDLPYVRHEWLAAWLDAFAPGARLRVLVARDPAGAAAGFAPLLEQRRGGATWLVAPANDHSCRVEWALGPDASGAAAALWGHLRDRLRWDALLLRDLPRDGPTSTLLEPLARADGHLTGRWESLRTPYLVLGGEGAEARTSSKFRANLRRRARRLGELGAVAVRREDGRGDLEGALRELFALEAAGWKGARGTAMAADPRTLAFYRRVAGDAARRGALALRALTLDGRAVAAQLGLVHRGVYALPKIAYDEALAQVSPGQLLHREVVAECEARGLEELDFLGPDMPWKRDWEPRHRPHDWLYVYRPSIAGRAMHTLKHRVRPAVKEALSWWR
- a CDS encoding gluconeogenesis factor YvcK family protein → MRMLEETLERSVEAPPARPLRVVAAGGGTGLPRVLAGLAGGVDEDGGRVAVTALVTTADDGGSSGELRRRYGVPATGDVRRCLVALAGGLSPLAALFQHRFEGAGALAGHTVGNVVLTALAQRHGDFASAVEAAAAMLGARGRVVPAADGPVELVASLEDGREVVGESAIAAAGGRIAGLRLARPAPAPREALQAILEADLVVLGPGSLYSSVLASLLPDGVAQALRATAATRVLCVNLVTEPGETDGLDAAAHLRAVRRQAGDVVDVALVHRGPQPAAHRAALEARGARPVEVDRAALEALGAVPVAADLASASEPGRHDPQKLAAALLALARAR